One Vicugna pacos chromosome X, VicPac4, whole genome shotgun sequence DNA window includes the following coding sequences:
- the LOC140691925 gene encoding X antigen family member 3-like, with protein sequence MSWSRKSTYKPKKRGHDEQCDNPVEPVVAHGDKQPQEWEPPTSSQDIRPGDEKKDEGASSAQVGNIFRKVKSTYRLRKRSYDQACVNPVQPVVAHGDKQTQGWEPPTSSQDFRPGKAKEDEGASAVEGPVPEADQREVAKPETGHEHDRGVDGKRLPKPEPF encoded by the exons ATGAGTTGGAGCAGAAAGTCAACATACAAACCTAAGAAACGAGGTCATGATGAACAATGTGACAATCCTGTTGAGCCTGTGGTT gCCCATGGTGATAAGCAACCTCAAGAATGGGAGCCACCAACTTCAAGTCAGGACATTCGACCTGGTGATGAGAAAAAGGATGAAGGAGCGTCTTCAGCTCAAG tgggaAATATCTTTCGGAAAGTAAAGTCTACATACAGACTTAGGAAAAGAAGTTATGATCAAGCATGTGTCAATCCAGTTCAGCCTGTGGTT GCCCACGGTGATAAGCAAACTCAAGGATGGGAGCCACCAACTTCAAGTCAGGACTTTAGACCTGGTAAAGCCAAAGAGGATGAAGGAGCATCTGCAGTTGAAG GGCCTGTCCCAGAAGCTGATCAACGCGAAGTGGCTAAGCCAGAGACTGGGCATGAGCATGATCGTGGTGTCGATGGGAAGAGACTGCCAAAGCCAGAGCCCTTTTAA